One window of the Mycobacterium haemophilum DSM 44634 genome contains the following:
- a CDS encoding MarR family transcriptional regulator, translated as MLDSDARLASDLSLAVMRLARQLRFRNPQSPVSLSQLSALTTLANEGAMTPGALAIRERVRPPSMTRVIASLADMGFVDREPHPVDGRQVLVSASQSGAELVKAARRARQEWLAERLATLDSDKRDILRRAADLILALVDESP; from the coding sequence ATGCTTGACAGCGATGCGCGGCTGGCTAGCGACTTATCGTTGGCCGTCATGCGGCTGGCCCGCCAACTGCGGTTCCGCAACCCGCAATCGCCGGTGTCGCTGTCGCAGCTGTCTGCGCTGACGACGTTGGCCAATGAGGGCGCCATGACGCCCGGCGCCCTAGCGATCCGCGAACGGGTCCGGCCGCCGTCGATGACCCGGGTGATCGCATCATTGGCTGACATGGGGTTCGTGGACCGCGAGCCACACCCGGTCGACGGGCGGCAGGTGCTGGTCTCGGCATCGCAGTCGGGTGCCGAATTGGTCAAGGCAGCCCGGCGCGCCCGCCAGGAATGGCTGGCCGAGCGGCTGGCGACGCTGGATAGCGATAAACGTGACATTCTGCGTCGTGCCGCCGATCTGATTTTGGCATTGGTTGACGAAAGCCCGTGA
- a CDS encoding AurF N-oxygenase family protein, producing MARTRMVRRWRNNMEVRDDADYVGMLATLSEGSVRRNFNPYTDIDWESTEFAVTNNDPRWILPATDPLGRHPWYLAQPEHRKIEIGMWRQANVAKVGLHFESILVRGLMNYTFWVPNGSPEYRYCLHECVEECNHTMMFQEMVNRVGADVPGMPRGLRWLSPLVPLIAGPLPVAFFIGVLAGEEPIDHTQKNVLREGKSLHPIMERVMAIHVAEEARHISFAHEFLRKRLPHLTKRQRFWVSLYYPLTMRMLCNAIVVPPKAFWQEFDIPREVKKELFFRSPESRKWLRDMFADVRMLAYDTRLMETRSARLMWRICKIDGKPSRYRSEPQRQHLATTPAA from the coding sequence ATGGCCAGGACGCGAATGGTTCGGCGTTGGCGCAACAACATGGAGGTGCGCGACGACGCCGACTATGTGGGTATGCTCGCCACATTGTCCGAGGGGTCGGTGCGGCGAAACTTCAACCCGTACACCGATATCGATTGGGAGTCAACGGAGTTCGCGGTAACGAACAACGATCCGCGGTGGATCCTGCCGGCCACCGACCCGCTAGGTCGCCATCCCTGGTATCTGGCGCAGCCGGAACACCGCAAGATTGAGATCGGGATGTGGCGCCAGGCCAACGTGGCCAAGGTTGGGCTGCACTTCGAATCCATCCTGGTCCGCGGTCTGATGAACTACACGTTCTGGGTGCCGAACGGGTCACCGGAGTATCGGTATTGCTTGCATGAATGTGTTGAAGAGTGCAACCACACCATGATGTTCCAGGAGATGGTTAACCGCGTCGGCGCGGACGTGCCGGGAATGCCGCGCGGACTGCGTTGGCTTTCGCCGTTGGTGCCATTGATTGCCGGGCCGTTGCCGGTGGCGTTTTTCATCGGTGTGCTCGCCGGCGAGGAACCCATCGACCACACGCAAAAGAACGTGCTGCGCGAAGGCAAGTCGCTGCATCCGATCATGGAGCGGGTGATGGCCATTCACGTAGCCGAGGAGGCGCGACACATCTCCTTCGCCCATGAGTTCCTACGTAAGCGGTTGCCGCACTTGACCAAGCGGCAGCGCTTCTGGGTCTCGCTGTACTACCCACTAACGATGCGGATGTTGTGTAACGCAATCGTGGTTCCGCCCAAGGCATTCTGGCAGGAGTTCGACATTCCGCGTGAGGTCAAGAAGGAGTTGTTCTTCCGATCGCCGGAGTCGCGAAAGTGGTTGCGTGACATGTTCGCCGACGTCCGGATGCTGGCCTACGACACCAGGCTGATGGAGACGCGCTCTGCGCGGCTGATGTGGCGGATATGCAAGATCGACGGCAAGCCGTCGCGCTACCGCAGCGAGCCGCAGCGTCAGCACCTGGCGACGACACCTGCCGCGTAG
- the serC gene encoding phosphoserine transaminase, with product MADQLTPFLDIPAALKPRDGRFGSGPSKVRPEQLQALTSTAAALFGTSHRQAPVKNLVGRVRSGLAELFSLPDGYQVILGNGGATAFWDAAAFGLIDKRSLHLTYGEFSSKFASAVAKNPFIGDPIVIKADPGSAPEPTGDPSVDVIAWAHNETSTGVAVPVRRPAGSGDALVAIDATSGAGGLPVDIAQTDAYYFAPQKNFASDGGLWLAIMSPAALARVESIAASGRWVPDFLSLPIAVENSLKDQTYNTPAIGTLALLAEQLDWLLGNGGLEWAVKRTADSSQRLYAWAEDRPYTTPFVVDPGLRSQVVGTIDFTDDVDAAAVAATLRANGIVDTEPYRKLGRNQLRVAMFPAVEPDDVSALTECVDWVVERL from the coding sequence ATGGCCGACCAGCTCACCCCTTTCCTTGACATTCCCGCCGCGCTGAAACCCCGCGATGGCCGCTTCGGGTCGGGACCATCAAAGGTCCGACCCGAACAGTTGCAGGCGCTGACCAGCACCGCAGCTGCCTTGTTCGGCACCTCACACCGGCAGGCACCAGTCAAGAATCTGGTGGGTCGGGTTCGGTCAGGGCTGGCTGAGCTGTTCAGCTTGCCAGACGGCTACCAGGTCATTCTGGGCAATGGCGGCGCGACAGCGTTCTGGGATGCCGCAGCCTTCGGGCTGATCGACAAGCGTTCGCTACACCTGACGTACGGCGAGTTCAGCTCGAAATTTGCCTCCGCCGTCGCTAAAAACCCGTTCATCGGCGACCCCATCGTCATCAAAGCGGATCCGGGCAGCGCGCCCGAGCCAACGGGCGATCCGTCGGTCGATGTGATCGCGTGGGCGCACAACGAGACGTCGACCGGCGTCGCGGTCCCGGTCCGCCGCCCAGCCGGTTCGGGTGACGCGCTGGTCGCCATCGACGCGACCTCTGGCGCCGGCGGGCTACCCGTCGACATTGCCCAGACCGACGCCTACTACTTCGCGCCGCAGAAAAACTTCGCCAGCGACGGCGGCCTCTGGCTGGCCATCATGAGCCCAGCCGCGCTGGCCCGGGTCGAGTCCATCGCCGCGTCCGGTCGCTGGGTTCCCGACTTCCTGTCGCTGCCGATCGCGGTAGAGAACAGCCTGAAAGACCAGACGTACAACACACCGGCAATTGGCACCCTGGCGCTGCTGGCCGAACAGCTCGACTGGTTGCTGGGCAACGGCGGGCTGGAGTGGGCAGTCAAGCGCACGGCAGACTCATCGCAGCGGTTGTACGCATGGGCGGAAGACCGGCCGTACACCACTCCGTTCGTCGTCGACCCTGGGCTGCGTTCTCAGGTGGTGGGCACGATCGACTTCACCGACGACGTAGATGCCGCGGCCGTGGCGGCAACGTTGCGAGCCAACGGCATCGTCGATACTGAGCCGTACCGCAAACTCGGCCGCAATCAGTTGCGGGTCGCGATGTTCCCCGCGGTCGAGCCCGATGACGTCAGCGCCCTTACCGAGTGCGTTGACTGGGTAGTCGAGCGCCTGTAA
- a CDS encoding glutathione S-transferase family protein, whose protein sequence is MASYVAGTGEFTRDTNYLTTRITADGRDGYPVAPGRYRLVVARACPWANRTIIVRRLLGLEDVLSIGFCGPTHDQRSWTFDLDPGGIDPVLKIPRLQDAYFKRYPDYAKGITVPAIVDIPTGAVVTNDFAQMTLDFSTEWTAYHRDGAPQLYPDRLRAEIDEVSTRIYTEINNGVYRCGFAGSQQAYEAAYDRLFTALDWVSDRLTSQRYLVGDSITEADVRFFTTLVRFDPVYHGHFKCNRCKLSEMPVLWAYARDLFQTPGFGDTVDFVQIKQHYYIVHADINPTGIVPKGPDLTGWLTPHGREALGGRPFGDGRPPGP, encoded by the coding sequence ATGGCTTCCTATGTTGCCGGGACAGGCGAATTCACCCGCGACACCAATTACCTCACCACCCGCATCACCGCCGACGGACGTGACGGCTATCCGGTAGCGCCCGGCCGGTACCGGCTCGTTGTTGCCCGCGCGTGCCCTTGGGCTAACCGCACGATTATTGTGCGGCGGCTACTGGGCCTGGAAGACGTTCTCTCCATTGGATTTTGCGGCCCAACTCATGATCAGCGCAGTTGGACGTTCGATCTCGATCCGGGCGGGATCGATCCGGTGCTGAAGATCCCGCGACTACAAGACGCCTACTTCAAGCGCTACCCCGACTACGCCAAAGGCATCACGGTCCCAGCGATCGTCGACATCCCCACCGGTGCGGTGGTCACCAACGATTTCGCGCAGATGACGTTGGATTTCTCCACGGAGTGGACCGCTTATCACCGCGACGGCGCACCGCAGCTATACCCTGATCGGCTGCGGGCCGAGATTGACGAGGTGAGCACACGGATCTACACCGAAATCAACAATGGGGTATACCGGTGTGGCTTTGCCGGCTCGCAACAGGCTTACGAAGCGGCCTACGATCGGCTGTTCACCGCTCTGGACTGGGTGAGCGATCGTCTGACCAGCCAGCGATACCTCGTGGGCGACAGCATCACAGAAGCCGACGTCCGGTTCTTTACCACCCTGGTCCGCTTCGACCCCGTCTATCACGGGCATTTCAAATGCAACAGGTGCAAACTCAGCGAGATGCCGGTGCTATGGGCCTACGCGCGGGATTTGTTCCAAACACCGGGTTTCGGCGATACCGTCGACTTCGTCCAAATCAAGCAGCACTACTACATTGTGCACGCCGATATCAACCCCACCGGTATCGTGCCCAAGGGCCCGGACTTGACTGGCTGGCTGACCCCACATGGCCGGGAAGCGTTGGGGGGAAGGCCTTTCGGCGATGGCCGGCCTCCCGGGCCCTAA
- a CDS encoding DUF3027 domain-containing protein, whose product MTGPVEDSTVATVAEWPEGLAAVLTGAVDDAKVAIEELSGAAAVGDYLGVGYEDPNAATHRFLAHLPGYQGWQWAVVVAAYPGAEHATVSEVVLVPGPTALLAPEWVPWEQRLRPGDLSPGDLLAPASEDPRLVPGYSASGDPQVDETAAEIGLGRRWVMSAWGRSAAAERWHDGDYGPDSPMARSTKRVCRDCGFFLPLAGSLGAMFGVCGNEMSADGHIVDKLYGCGAHSDTPAPVGSGSPVYEPYDDGVLDILEPPTVQPPESTADSPD is encoded by the coding sequence GTGACCGGGCCCGTCGAGGATTCCACCGTCGCGACCGTGGCCGAGTGGCCCGAAGGATTGGCCGCGGTGCTCACGGGTGCGGTCGACGACGCCAAGGTGGCCATCGAGGAGCTCAGCGGTGCTGCGGCGGTCGGGGACTACCTTGGGGTCGGTTACGAAGATCCGAACGCCGCCACTCACCGGTTTTTGGCGCATCTGCCCGGCTACCAGGGATGGCAGTGGGCGGTCGTCGTCGCTGCCTATCCCGGTGCCGAGCACGCCACAGTCAGTGAAGTGGTGCTGGTGCCCGGGCCGACGGCGCTGCTCGCGCCGGAGTGGGTGCCGTGGGAGCAGCGGCTCAGACCGGGGGATTTGAGTCCAGGGGACCTGCTCGCGCCGGCATCGGAGGATCCACGGTTGGTTCCCGGTTACAGCGCCAGTGGTGACCCGCAGGTGGACGAGACCGCCGCCGAAATCGGGTTGGGTCGGCGCTGGGTAATGAGTGCCTGGGGCCGGTCGGCGGCGGCCGAGCGGTGGCATGACGGCGACTACGGTCCCGACTCGCCGATGGCGCGGTCCACCAAGCGTGTGTGCCGCGATTGCGGTTTCTTTCTGCCGCTGGCGGGATCGCTTGGCGCGATGTTCGGGGTATGCGGCAACGAAATGTCCGCCGACGGGCATATTGTCGACAAGTTGTACGGCTGCGGCGCTCATTCCGACACCCCGGCTCCGGTGGGCAGCGGCTCGCCCGTGTACGAGCCATACGACGACGGCGTCCTCGATATTTTGGAGCCGCCGACAGTGCAGCCGCCAGAGTCTACGGCGGACTCGCCGGACTAG
- a CDS encoding amino acid permease, whose protein sequence is MSDDVAVEHSVAAQPHLRRGLANRHIQLIAFGGAIGTGLFMGSGRTISVAGPAVLVVYGIIGFFVFFVLRAMGELLLSNLNYKSFVDFTSDLLGPAAGFFMGWSYWFAWIVTGIADLVAITGYSRFWWPGLPAWLPVLVTVGLILMFNLFSVRNFGEAEFWFALIKLAAIGCLIVVGVFLLATNFVSPHGEHATVENLWNDGGFFATGFMGVVSGFQIAFFAYIGVELVGTAAAETANPRRTLPRAVNAVPLRVTIFYIGALSAILTVVPWRRFASGESPFVAMFSLAGFAAAASIVNFVVITAAASSANSGIFSTARMLFGLADEGNAPALFRRLNRGGVPAVALLFTAPLLLTCIPLLYAGGSVIGAFTLITTISSLLFIFVWAMIIVSYLVYRRRYPQRHAESSYKMPGGVPMCWAVLAFFAFVLWTLGTVRETAMALAAFPLWFVILAAGWLIVRRRPGRAEQYRIFQDEMNRTQC, encoded by the coding sequence ATGTCGGACGATGTCGCCGTTGAGCACTCGGTAGCGGCGCAGCCGCACCTGCGTCGGGGCCTTGCCAACCGTCATATTCAGTTGATCGCATTCGGAGGCGCGATCGGCACCGGCCTCTTCATGGGCTCAGGACGAACAATCTCCGTCGCCGGTCCGGCAGTTCTGGTGGTGTACGGGATCATCGGGTTCTTTGTATTCTTCGTGCTGCGCGCGATGGGCGAGCTGTTGCTGTCGAACCTGAATTACAAGTCGTTTGTCGACTTCACGTCCGATCTTTTGGGTCCCGCGGCAGGTTTTTTCATGGGGTGGTCGTACTGGTTCGCCTGGATCGTCACCGGTATCGCAGACCTGGTCGCGATCACGGGCTACTCGAGGTTCTGGTGGCCAGGCCTACCCGCATGGCTACCGGTTCTGGTCACAGTCGGTCTGATCCTGATGTTCAACTTGTTCAGTGTCCGCAACTTCGGGGAGGCCGAATTCTGGTTCGCGCTGATCAAGCTTGCCGCGATCGGCTGCCTCATCGTCGTCGGTGTGTTCCTGCTGGCGACGAACTTTGTTTCACCGCACGGTGAGCACGCGACGGTTGAAAATCTCTGGAACGACGGCGGGTTCTTCGCTACCGGGTTCATGGGCGTGGTCAGCGGTTTCCAGATCGCGTTCTTCGCATACATCGGAGTGGAACTGGTCGGTACCGCCGCCGCCGAGACAGCGAACCCGCGCCGCACCCTTCCTCGCGCGGTCAATGCCGTGCCGTTGCGGGTGACGATCTTTTACATCGGTGCGCTGTCGGCAATCCTCACTGTCGTACCTTGGCGGCGGTTCGCGAGCGGCGAGTCACCGTTCGTGGCGATGTTCTCGCTGGCAGGGTTTGCCGCTGCAGCATCGATAGTCAACTTCGTCGTGATCACCGCCGCCGCCTCCTCGGCAAACTCTGGGATATTCTCCACCGCCCGAATGCTTTTCGGTCTTGCAGACGAAGGCAATGCGCCGGCGCTGTTCCGCCGACTCAACCGCGGCGGCGTACCGGCGGTCGCCCTACTTTTCACAGCTCCGCTGTTGTTGACTTGCATCCCACTGCTCTACGCCGGGGGTTCGGTGATCGGCGCCTTTACGCTCATCACGACTATCTCGTCGTTGTTGTTTATATTCGTGTGGGCGATGATCATCGTCAGCTACCTCGTCTACCGTCGCCGATACCCACAGCGCCATGCCGAGTCGAGCTACAAGATGCCCGGCGGCGTGCCGATGTGCTGGGCTGTCCTTGCCTTTTTCGCATTCGTGCTCTGGACGCTGGGCACCGTCAGGGAGACTGCGATGGCCTTAGCGGCGTTCCCGCTGTGGTTCGTGATCCTCGCGGCCGGTTGGCTGATCGTGCGACGCCGGCCTGGTCGCGCGGAGCAGTACCGCATCTTCCAGGACGAGATGAACCGGACCCAATGCTAA
- a CDS encoding MFS transporter: protein MASTPGRRTRTGSRDQHPGMANYPADGSDSQPARRRRAPERREQGAGQSDPARRPRPMPSANRYLPPLDQQQPKPQRDSAPPRGADPGERITVTRAAAQRSREMGYRMYWMVQRAATADGADKSGLTALTWPVVANFAVDSAMAVALANTLFFAAASGESKSKVALYLLITIAPFAVIAPLIGPALDRLQHGRRIALATSFALRTGLAALLIMNYDGATGSYPSMVLYPSALAMMVLSKSFSVLRSAVTPRVMPPSIDLVRVNSRLTVFGLLGGTIAGGAIAAGVEFVCAHLLKLPGALFVVVAITIAGALLSMRIPRWVEVTAGEVPATLSYHSHSEPLRRSWPEEVKKVGGRLRQPLGRNIITSLWGNCTIKVMVGFLFLYPAFVAKAHQANGWVQLGMLGLIGAAAAIGNFAGNFTSARLQLGRPAVLVVRCTVAVTVLALAAAVAGNLVMAAIATLITSGSSAIAKASLDASLQHDLPEESRASGFGRSESTLQLAWVLGGALGVMVYTDLWVGFTAVSALLILGLAQTVVSFRGDSLIPGLGGNRPVMVEQESTRRGAAVSPQ, encoded by the coding sequence TTGGCCTCTACCCCAGGCCGCCGGACCCGCACCGGCTCGCGCGACCAGCATCCGGGCATGGCGAACTACCCGGCCGACGGCTCTGACTCTCAGCCAGCCCGACGACGGCGAGCGCCGGAACGACGCGAACAAGGAGCCGGGCAATCAGACCCAGCCCGCCGCCCGCGGCCGATGCCCAGCGCCAACCGCTATCTCCCGCCCCTGGACCAGCAGCAGCCGAAACCCCAACGCGACAGCGCGCCACCACGCGGCGCGGACCCTGGTGAACGGATCACGGTCACTCGGGCCGCCGCGCAGCGAAGCCGCGAAATGGGCTACCGGATGTACTGGATGGTCCAGCGCGCCGCCACCGCCGACGGCGCTGACAAATCCGGGCTGACGGCGCTGACGTGGCCGGTGGTAGCGAACTTCGCGGTCGACTCCGCCATGGCCGTTGCACTGGCCAACACGTTGTTCTTCGCCGCGGCCAGCGGGGAGAGCAAGTCCAAAGTCGCGCTGTACCTGCTGATCACCATCGCACCGTTCGCGGTGATCGCACCGCTCATCGGTCCGGCGCTGGACCGGCTGCAGCACGGCCGCCGCATCGCGCTGGCGACCTCGTTCGCGCTACGCACCGGATTGGCAGCGCTGCTGATCATGAACTACGACGGCGCCACCGGCAGCTACCCGTCAATGGTGCTCTATCCGAGCGCGCTGGCCATGATGGTGTTGTCGAAGTCGTTCAGCGTGCTGCGCAGCGCTGTAACGCCACGGGTGATGCCGCCCAGCATTGACCTGGTCCGCGTCAATTCCCGGCTAACCGTGTTCGGTCTGCTCGGCGGCACCATCGCCGGTGGCGCCATCGCGGCCGGTGTCGAGTTCGTCTGCGCCCACCTGCTCAAGCTGCCTGGCGCGTTGTTCGTCGTCGTCGCGATCACGATCGCCGGCGCCTTACTGTCAATGCGGATTCCGCGCTGGGTCGAGGTGACCGCGGGTGAAGTTCCAGCCACTTTGAGCTATCACTCGCATAGCGAACCGCTGCGGCGGAGCTGGCCGGAGGAAGTCAAGAAGGTCGGCGGAAGACTTCGACAGCCGTTGGGCCGCAACATCATTACCTCGTTGTGGGGAAATTGCACCATCAAAGTGATGGTGGGCTTCCTATTCTTATATCCGGCGTTTGTCGCCAAGGCGCATCAAGCCAACGGCTGGGTTCAGCTGGGGATGCTGGGTCTGATCGGCGCTGCGGCCGCAATCGGCAACTTCGCTGGCAACTTCACCAGCGCACGCCTGCAGCTGGGCAGGCCGGCGGTGCTGGTGGTGCGCTGCACAGTCGCGGTCACCGTGTTAGCCCTCGCCGCGGCGGTGGCCGGCAATCTAGTGATGGCTGCCATCGCTACCCTGATCACATCGGGGTCCAGTGCGATTGCGAAGGCCTCGCTGGACGCTTCATTGCAACACGATCTACCCGAGGAGTCACGGGCATCGGGTTTCGGCCGTTCGGAGTCGACGCTGCAGCTGGCGTGGGTGCTGGGCGGAGCGCTGGGGGTGATGGTGTACACCGATTTGTGGGTCGGATTCACCGCGGTCAGCGCTTTGCTGATCCTAGGTCTGGCGCAAACCGTCGTGAGCTTCCGCGGTGATTCGTTAATTCCAGGCCTCGGAGGTAATCGTCCGGTGATGGTCGAGCAGGAGAGCACGCGCCGCGGCGCGGCGGTGAGCCCCCAATGA
- a CDS encoding DUF2530 domain-containing protein, which yields MSVEPDGSREPPPLPPILLEVWPVITVGALAWLVAVAAAFVVPGLQSWRPVTLAGLVVGLLGTGIFVWQLAAARRGARGAQAGLETYLDPK from the coding sequence ATGTCTGTCGAACCTGACGGAAGCCGCGAACCGCCGCCGCTGCCGCCCATACTGCTCGAGGTGTGGCCGGTTATCACGGTCGGCGCGCTGGCCTGGCTGGTCGCGGTGGCCGCCGCGTTCGTGGTACCGGGCCTACAGAGTTGGCGTCCGGTGACACTGGCCGGGCTGGTCGTCGGATTGCTTGGTACCGGCATCTTCGTGTGGCAACTTGCCGCTGCCCGCCGCGGTGCACGCGGCGCACAAGCCGGACTCGAAACCTATCTCGACCCGAAATAG
- the sepH gene encoding septation protein SepH, whose protein sequence is MRELKVVGLDPDGKTIICEGDIPGERFKLPADDRLRAAMRGDAALLDQPHLDIQVTNMLSPKEIQARIRAGASVEQVAMVSGSAVSGEADIARIRRFAHPVLLERSRAAELATAAHPVLADGPAVLTLLETVSAALVTRGLEPDKLSWDAWRNEDGRWTVQLAWQAGRSDNLAHFCFTPGAHGGTVTASDDAASELIDPDFNRPLRPLAPVAHLDFVESATPATVEPHDQQVSSRRGKPAIPAWEDVLLGVRSGGQR, encoded by the coding sequence ATGCGGGAACTCAAAGTCGTCGGGCTCGATCCCGACGGCAAAACCATCATCTGCGAAGGTGACATCCCTGGTGAACGGTTCAAGCTGCCGGCCGACGACCGGCTACGCGCGGCCATGCGCGGCGACGCGGCGTTGCTGGACCAACCGCACCTCGACATCCAAGTCACCAACATGCTGAGCCCTAAAGAAATTCAGGCCCGGATCCGGGCTGGCGCCTCTGTCGAGCAGGTGGCCATGGTATCGGGGTCGGCGGTATCCGGGGAGGCCGACATCGCGCGAATCCGCCGGTTCGCCCACCCGGTGTTGCTGGAGCGTTCACGCGCCGCCGAGCTGGCAACCGCCGCACACCCCGTCCTCGCTGACGGCCCAGCAGTGCTGACGCTCCTGGAGACCGTCAGCGCCGCGTTGGTGACACGTGGCCTCGAGCCGGACAAGCTGAGCTGGGACGCCTGGCGCAATGAAGACGGCCGCTGGACGGTGCAACTCGCGTGGCAGGCCGGCCGTTCCGACAACCTCGCACATTTCTGCTTCACTCCCGGCGCTCATGGCGGAACCGTCACCGCAAGCGATGATGCGGCCAGTGAGCTCATTGACCCGGACTTCAACCGTCCGTTGCGCCCACTGGCGCCGGTAGCACACCTCGACTTCGTCGAATCCGCGACACCGGCGACCGTCGAGCCGCACGACCAACAGGTGAGCAGCCGACGAGGCAAGCCAGCCATTCCGGCATGGGAGGATGTCCTGCTCGGGGTGCGCTCAGGCGGGCAGCGCTGA
- a CDS encoding TrmH family RNA methyltransferase, with the protein MTLRFGDADGPDGLDVQDINDPDDPRLDDFRDLNSIDRRPDLPTGKGLVIAEGVLVVQRMLASRFTPLALLGTDRRLVELKDDLAGDVKAPYYRASADVMARVVGFHLNRGVLAAARRVPEPTVAQLVADARTVAVLEGVNDHENLGSIFRNAAGLGVDAVVFGSGCADPLYRRAVRVSMGHALLVPYARVTDWPADLVALKERGFRLLALTPHREACALPEAMTAVRGERIAVLVGAEGPGLTPAILRLSDVRVRIPMSRGTDSLNVATAAAIAFYERARLGNDALRGAE; encoded by the coding sequence GTGACCCTACGCTTTGGTGACGCTGACGGTCCGGATGGCCTCGATGTTCAAGACATCAACGATCCCGACGATCCGCGACTCGATGATTTCCGCGACCTGAACAGCATCGATCGTCGTCCTGATCTGCCGACCGGCAAAGGACTGGTGATCGCTGAGGGCGTGCTGGTTGTGCAACGCATGCTGGCGTCCCGATTCACTCCGTTGGCTTTGCTGGGTACCGACCGCAGATTGGTCGAGCTCAAGGATGATCTGGCCGGCGACGTTAAGGCGCCCTATTATCGAGCGTCCGCCGATGTCATGGCCCGGGTAGTCGGCTTTCACCTCAATCGTGGAGTGCTGGCCGCCGCGAGGCGGGTGCCCGAGCCAACTGTGGCGCAGCTGGTCGCCGACGCCCGGACGGTCGCAGTGCTTGAAGGTGTCAACGACCACGAGAATCTGGGTTCGATCTTTCGCAACGCGGCGGGGTTGGGCGTGGACGCGGTGGTGTTCGGCAGCGGCTGCGCCGATCCGCTATACCGACGAGCGGTCCGGGTGTCCATGGGTCACGCTTTGCTGGTGCCGTATGCCCGAGTAACCGACTGGCCCGCCGACCTCGTGGCGCTCAAAGAACGAGGCTTTCGTCTGTTGGCGCTGACTCCACACCGCGAAGCGTGCGCGCTGCCGGAGGCGATGACGGCGGTGCGCGGTGAACGGATTGCCGTGCTGGTGGGCGCCGAAGGCCCGGGACTGACGCCAGCCATTCTGCGGTTAAGCGATGTGCGGGTTCGCATCCCGATGTCGCGGGGCACTGACTCGCTGAACGTCGCGACGGCGGCGGCCATCGCCTTCTATGAGAGGGCTAGGCTCGGCAACGATGCACTCCGCGGCGCGGAGTGA
- a CDS encoding DUF2771 domain-containing protein gives MKPPVQRRVAVLLAAVVMLLAAGAGFGTWLLVREPGPQRPEISAYSRGYMTRVGPYLYCNVLNLDDCQTPQAQGVLPADEHDPVQLSVPEAIGRAPWRLLRVYEDPTDTTSTLYRPNTRLAVTIPTLDPHRGRLTGIVVQLLTLVVDPAGEVHDVPHAEWSVRLTF, from the coding sequence ATGAAGCCCCCGGTACAGCGCCGGGTAGCCGTGCTGCTCGCGGCCGTGGTGATGCTGCTGGCCGCCGGGGCCGGGTTCGGCACGTGGCTCCTGGTGCGCGAGCCCGGACCGCAACGACCTGAGATCAGCGCCTACTCACGCGGATATATGACCCGCGTGGGGCCATACCTGTACTGCAACGTACTCAACCTCGACGATTGTCAGACCCCGCAAGCGCAGGGCGTGTTGCCGGCAGACGAACACGATCCGGTGCAGCTTTCGGTTCCCGAGGCGATTGGTCGGGCGCCCTGGCGACTGCTGCGCGTCTATGAAGACCCGACCGACACCACCAGCACTCTCTATCGGCCGAATACCCGCCTGGCGGTGACCATCCCCACCCTCGACCCGCACCGCGGGCGGCTGACCGGGATAGTCGTACAGTTGCTGACGTTGGTGGTCGACCCCGCCGGTGAAGTGCACGATGTCCCGCACGCGGAATGGTCGGTGCGGCTGACGTTCTGA
- a CDS encoding DUF2537 domain-containing protein → MSDGRSDRDQSQPWATGLTVAGFVAVVIAAGVVVLSLGLIRVHPLLAVGLNIVAAGGLAPTLWGWRRTAVLRWFVLGAGIGVTGAWLTLLVLTASGRA, encoded by the coding sequence ATGAGCGACGGGCGCAGCGATCGCGACCAATCCCAGCCCTGGGCAACGGGTTTGACGGTGGCGGGGTTTGTTGCTGTGGTTATTGCTGCCGGGGTTGTGGTGCTCAGTCTCGGACTGATTCGGGTGCATCCGCTGTTGGCTGTCGGGCTCAACATCGTCGCGGCCGGCGGGCTGGCGCCGACGTTGTGGGGGTGGCGGCGCACCGCGGTCCTGCGCTGGTTTGTGCTGGGCGCGGGGATAGGTGTGACGGGGGCGTGGCTGACCCTGCTCGTGTTGACCGCATCGGGTCGGGCCTAA